One Devosia lacusdianchii genomic window carries:
- a CDS encoding VOC family protein — translation MIATISIGLPIESRRRACDFYRKALGLEMVGEIDKDGMSEPLQFALDTHTRLTLIPHVGFGWMVGDIRRAPGGKSECLLTLQVETLEEVRRVFKSCIDAGAKAIEEPIQKDWGYVAIIADPDTHLWMIAANLW, via the coding sequence ATGATAGCGACAATTTCCATCGGCCTACCCATAGAGAGCCGTCGGCGGGCCTGTGACTTTTACCGCAAGGCCCTCGGGCTTGAGATGGTGGGCGAGATCGACAAGGACGGCATGTCCGAGCCCCTGCAATTCGCGCTCGATACGCATACGCGCCTGACGCTCATTCCCCATGTCGGCTTCGGCTGGATGGTTGGCGACATCAGGCGCGCCCCGGGTGGCAAGAGCGAGTGCCTGCTGACACTGCAGGTCGAGACCTTGGAAGAGGTTCGGCGCGTGTTCAAGAGCTGCATCGACGCGGGCGCCAAGGCGATCGAAGAGCCCATCCAGAAGGATTGGGGCTATGTCGCCATTATCGCCGATCCCGACACGCATCTGTGGATGATCGCCGCCAATCTGTGGTGA
- a CDS encoding MmcQ/YjbR family DNA-binding protein has product MTDIDLFTVAAFDAFAAALEGSSLHDQWGARLAKVNRKIFATHALAEDGLAAIIFKCPPEAFEGLTALLGVAQAPYFPRGHWVRVSATVDLAQIDLTACVARSHGLVAGKRASPGRQTR; this is encoded by the coding sequence TTGACTGACATCGATCTGTTCACCGTGGCGGCGTTCGACGCGTTTGCCGCTGCCCTTGAGGGGAGCAGCCTGCACGATCAATGGGGTGCCCGATTGGCCAAAGTCAACAGGAAGATCTTCGCCACGCACGCGCTAGCGGAAGACGGCTTGGCGGCAATCATCTTCAAGTGCCCGCCTGAAGCATTCGAGGGACTCACGGCCCTGCTCGGCGTCGCGCAGGCGCCCTATTTCCCGAGGGGGCACTGGGTGCGGGTGTCGGCGACTGTCGATCTGGCGCAAATCGATCTGACGGCGTGCGTGGCGCGGTCCCATGGCCTCGTCGCCGGAAAGCGCGCCTCTCCGGGCCGGCAGACACGATGA
- a CDS encoding AraC family transcriptional regulator has product MSVNGPILHEWQYVQRGTRDIVVLPDGCRDLIIRIPPDGKPALLYPELDDRAVQVCLAPGARLFGFRLRPGARFPTALLRQLRHEFTQHLDDDRMRHLARDAIHAETDLGDELLGAIQSTSSVDAAARRLGVSVRTLHRHLLHVTDRPPSFWFDLARARRALAALASEAGLAEIAADAGYADQPHMTRSFRYRFGATPARFRADARLMRLAGHSGFAG; this is encoded by the coding sequence ATGTCAGTCAACGGCCCTATCCTCCACGAATGGCAGTACGTCCAGCGCGGCACACGCGATATTGTGGTCCTGCCCGACGGTTGCCGCGACCTGATCATTCGCATTCCGCCCGATGGCAAACCCGCGCTGCTGTATCCAGAACTCGATGACCGCGCTGTGCAGGTCTGCCTCGCCCCCGGCGCGCGCCTGTTCGGCTTCCGGCTGCGCCCGGGGGCACGTTTCCCCACAGCCCTGCTGCGTCAATTGCGGCACGAGTTCACGCAGCACCTCGACGACGACCGGATGCGGCATCTCGCCCGCGACGCTATCCACGCCGAAACGGACCTGGGGGATGAATTGCTGGGCGCCATCCAGTCGACCTCCAGTGTCGATGCCGCGGCGCGCCGGCTGGGCGTATCTGTCCGCACGCTGCACCGTCACCTCCTCCACGTGACCGACCGCCCGCCCTCGTTCTGGTTCGATCTGGCGCGGGCACGGCGGGCGCTGGCGGCGCTGGCATCCGAGGCGGGTCTGGCGGAAATCGCCGCCGACGCCGGCTATGCCGACCAGCCCCACATGACGCGCTCCTTCCGTTACCGTTTCGGCGCCACCCCGGCTCGCTTCCGCGCCGACGCCCGCCTCATGCGCCTCGCGGGGCATTCGGGCTTTGCTGGATAA
- a CDS encoding VOC family protein translates to MSVQSSSTTFVTPDVAAARAFYERHFDTWCPFDCGWYVLVRLGKQADAPEVGFMEPREGVAPFSGGGMLNLVVDDVDGMHTRMAAAGANIVVPLADNPWGDRGFGVLDPAGVLVYCHKAIPPSAEYARFIQQSPNAPRGA, encoded by the coding sequence ATGAGCGTCCAATCATCGTCGACAACTTTTGTAACGCCCGATGTCGCGGCGGCCCGCGCTTTTTACGAGCGGCACTTCGATACCTGGTGTCCGTTCGACTGTGGCTGGTATGTGCTGGTGCGGCTGGGCAAGCAGGCTGATGCGCCCGAAGTGGGGTTCATGGAGCCGCGCGAAGGCGTCGCGCCCTTTTCGGGCGGCGGGATGCTGAACCTGGTGGTCGATGACGTCGACGGCATGCATACGCGCATGGCTGCGGCAGGCGCAAACATCGTGGTTCCGCTGGCCGATAATCCCTGGGGGGATCGGGGCTTTGGCGTGCTCGATCCGGCGGGCGTGCTGGTCTATTGCCACAAGGCGATCCCGCCCAGCGCCGAATATGCCCGGTTTATCCAGCAAAGCCCGAATGCCCCGCGAGGCGCATGA
- a CDS encoding SlyX family protein, with protein sequence MTAQGDFADRLEALETRIAFQDQTIEDLNATITAQWRQIDLLTRKLEQVEQQVRSGVHIADPATEPPPPHY encoded by the coding sequence ATGACCGCCCAAGGCGACTTCGCCGACCGCCTCGAGGCCCTGGAAACGCGCATCGCCTTCCAGGACCAGACCATCGAAGACCTCAACGCCACCATCACCGCGCAGTGGCGCCAGATCGACCTGCTGACCCGGAAACTGGAACAAGTGGAACAGCAGGTGCGCTCCGGTGTGCACATTGCTGACCCGGCGACGGAGCCACCACCGCCGCACTATTGA
- a CDS encoding NAD(P)(+) transhydrogenase (Re/Si-specific) subunit beta encodes MISADIAALLYLVSGVLFILALRGLSSPKSSRQGNTFGMVGMGIAIVTTLAVAAPSDWVSWVLIIGGIGIGGGIGAYMARTVKMTDMPQLVAAFHSLVGLAAVFVAAAALYAPEAFGIGAPGAIHAQALVEMSIGVAIGAFTFTGSVIAFAKLNGNMSGKPIILPARHAIHIVMGVAIVLLVWAFTVSADPWLFWAITILALVLGGLMIIPIGGADMPVVVSMLNSYSGWAAAGIGFTLGNTALIITGALVGSSGAILSYIMCKAMNRSFISVILGGFGGDSGAAAGAEEDDRPVKQGAAEDAAFLMKNAGKVIIVPGYGMAVAQAQHALREMADLLKKEGVTVKYAIHPVAGRMPGHMNVLLAEANVPYDEVFELEDINSEFAQSDVAFVIGANDVTNPAAKTDKTSPIYGMPVLNVEDAGTVLFIKRGMAAGYAGVQNELFFRDNTMMLFGDAKKVTEDIVKSLGH; translated from the coding sequence ATGATCTCTGCAGATATCGCAGCGCTGCTCTATCTCGTTTCGGGTGTGCTGTTCATCCTCGCGCTGCGCGGACTTTCGAGCCCCAAATCCTCGCGCCAGGGCAACACCTTCGGCATGGTGGGCATGGGCATTGCCATCGTCACCACGCTCGCTGTGGCGGCACCGTCCGACTGGGTCAGCTGGGTGCTGATCATTGGCGGCATCGGCATTGGCGGCGGCATCGGCGCCTATATGGCGCGCACGGTCAAGATGACCGACATGCCGCAACTGGTGGCGGCTTTCCACTCGCTGGTCGGCCTTGCCGCCGTGTTTGTGGCGGCCGCGGCGCTTTATGCGCCTGAGGCTTTCGGTATCGGCGCACCCGGCGCGATCCATGCGCAGGCGCTGGTGGAAATGTCGATCGGCGTGGCCATCGGCGCCTTCACCTTTACCGGCTCGGTCATCGCCTTCGCCAAGCTCAACGGCAATATGAGCGGCAAGCCGATCATCCTGCCGGCGCGCCATGCCATCCATATCGTCATGGGCGTGGCCATCGTGCTGCTGGTGTGGGCCTTCACGGTCTCGGCCGATCCGTGGCTGTTCTGGGCCATCACCATCCTGGCGCTGGTGCTGGGCGGGTTGATGATCATCCCGATCGGCGGCGCCGACATGCCGGTGGTCGTCTCCATGCTCAACTCGTATTCGGGTTGGGCGGCCGCCGGCATCGGCTTCACGCTGGGCAATACGGCGCTGATCATCACCGGCGCACTGGTGGGCAGCTCGGGCGCGATCCTGAGCTACATCATGTGCAAGGCGATGAACCGCAGCTTCATCTCGGTGATCCTCGGCGGCTTCGGTGGCGATAGCGGTGCGGCTGCTGGCGCGGAAGAGGACGATCGTCCGGTCAAGCAGGGCGCGGCGGAAGACGCGGCATTCCTGATGAAGAATGCGGGCAAGGTCATCATCGTGCCGGGTTACGGCATGGCTGTCGCCCAGGCGCAGCACGCTCTGCGCGAAATGGCCGACCTGCTCAAGAAGGAAGGCGTCACGGTCAAATACGCTATCCATCCGGTGGCGGGTCGTATGCCGGGGCACATGAACGTGCTGCTGGCGGAAGCCAATGTGCCTTATGACGAAGTGTTCGAGCTGGAGGACATCAATTCCGAATTCGCCCAGTCCGACGTCGCCTTCGTCATCGGCGCCAATGACGTGACCAATCCGGCCGCCAAGACCGACAAGACGTCGCCGATCTATGGCATGCCGGTGCTCAACGTCGAGGACGCCGGCACGGTGCTGTTCATCAAGCGCGGCATGGCGGCAGGCTATGCGGGCGTGCAGAATGAGCTGTTCTTCCGCGACAATACGATGATGCTATTCGGGGATGCCAAGAAGGTCACCGAGGATATCGTCAAGAGCCTCGGACACTAG
- a CDS encoding proton-translocating transhydrogenase family protein has translation MEATAEQTADVIAAAAHAAIGGAIDPFTFRLAIFVLAIFVGYFVVWSVTPALHTPLMSVTNAISSVIVVGALLAVGVHLASDSSWVSKVFGFIALVFASVNIFGGFLVTQRMLAMYKKKG, from the coding sequence ATGGAAGCGACGGCAGAACAGACCGCCGATGTGATCGCCGCGGCTGCGCATGCGGCCATTGGCGGGGCGATCGACCCCTTCACCTTCCGCCTGGCGATTTTCGTGCTGGCGATTTTCGTCGGCTATTTCGTGGTGTGGTCGGTGACCCCGGCGCTGCATACGCCGCTGATGAGCGTCACCAACGCCATCTCCTCGGTCATCGTGGTCGGCGCGTTGCTCGCGGTGGGCGTGCACCTGGCCAGCGATAGCAGCTGGGTCAGCAAGGTCTTCGGCTTCATCGCGCTGGTCTTTGCGAGCGTCAACATCTTTGGCGGGTTCCTCGTCACCCAGCGCATGCTGGCAATGTACAAGAAGAAGGGCTAA
- a CDS encoding aa3-type cytochrome c oxidase subunit IV codes for MATKHRPEHHTELQVESPMDYAQHEATYNGFIAFTKWTIVVLAATAIILYFVINP; via the coding sequence ATGGCCACTAAGCACCGCCCAGAACACCATACCGAGCTGCAGGTTGAATCACCGATGGACTACGCCCAGCACGAGGCGACCTATAATGGTTTCATCGCCTTCACCAAGTGGACCATCGTGGTTTTGGCCGCCACGGCGATCATCCTGTACTTCGTGATCAACCCCTGA
- a CDS encoding M3 family oligoendopeptidase, translating into MTEAAQKGHNQFGALPEWDLSDLYPGKDSAEFKADLDKAKADAAKFEADYKGKLVDLTKAGKLVAAIKDSEALGDLTGKIGSFSFLQYAQKSTDPDRAKFMGDTNEALTNLSTRVLFFELELNRIEDADLEAAFAADPELARYRTWFAELRKAKPYQLDDKLEELFHDKSVTAYSAWNRLFDETLASLEFEVDGETLNMESTLHLLSEKDEKKRESAFKALGKTLEANSRLFTHITNVLAKDKEISDRWRGYEDIADSRHMANSVEREVVDALQKAVEDAYPRLSHRYYKMKAKWFGKDKLNAWDRNAPLPTSDERTWDWDSAVATVMEAYGRFSPELAEWAKPFFNSGWIDAPVGDGKLSGAFAHPTVPSAHPYLMLNYMGRSRDIMTLAHELGHGVHQRMAAAQGPILANTPLTLAETASVFGEMLTFRSLLDKTTDPKQRFALLSSKVEDMLNTVVRQIAFYTFERRVHTARRQGELRTEEINQIWLDVQKESLGDAIEQNEGYGTFWAYIPHFIHSPFYVYAYAFGDCLVNSLYAQYEKSNVGFAERYFELLKAGGSKHHSELLAPFGLDAKDPQFWSLGLGMIERLIDELEATSP; encoded by the coding sequence ATGACCGAAGCCGCTCAGAAGGGCCACAACCAGTTCGGCGCGCTGCCGGAATGGGATCTCTCGGACCTCTATCCGGGCAAGGACAGCGCCGAGTTCAAGGCTGACCTCGACAAGGCCAAGGCGGACGCGGCCAAGTTCGAAGCGGACTACAAGGGCAAGCTTGTTGATCTGACCAAGGCCGGCAAGCTGGTCGCGGCGATCAAAGATAGCGAGGCGCTGGGTGACCTGACGGGCAAGATCGGTTCGTTCTCGTTCCTGCAATATGCGCAGAAGTCGACCGATCCGGATCGCGCCAAGTTCATGGGCGATACCAATGAGGCGCTGACCAATCTCAGCACCCGCGTGCTGTTTTTCGAGCTCGAGCTGAACCGCATCGAGGATGCGGACCTGGAAGCGGCATTTGCGGCCGATCCGGAGCTGGCGCGCTACCGCACCTGGTTTGCCGAATTGCGCAAGGCCAAGCCGTATCAGCTCGACGACAAGCTCGAAGAGCTGTTCCACGACAAGTCGGTCACCGCCTATTCGGCCTGGAACCGGCTGTTCGACGAGACGCTGGCCAGCCTCGAATTCGAGGTGGATGGCGAAACGCTCAACATGGAATCGACGCTGCATCTGCTCTCCGAAAAGGACGAGAAGAAGCGCGAATCCGCGTTCAAGGCGCTCGGCAAGACGCTCGAGGCTAATAGCCGGCTGTTCACCCACATCACCAATGTGCTGGCCAAGGACAAGGAAATCTCGGATCGCTGGCGTGGCTACGAGGACATTGCCGATAGTAGGCACATGGCCAATTCGGTGGAGCGCGAAGTGGTCGACGCGCTGCAGAAGGCGGTCGAGGATGCCTATCCACGACTCAGCCATCGCTACTACAAGATGAAGGCCAAGTGGTTCGGCAAGGACAAGCTCAATGCCTGGGACCGCAATGCGCCACTGCCGACCAGCGACGAGCGCACCTGGGACTGGGACAGCGCGGTCGCGACGGTGATGGAGGCCTATGGCCGCTTCTCGCCGGAACTGGCGGAGTGGGCCAAGCCGTTCTTCAATTCGGGCTGGATCGACGCCCCGGTGGGCGATGGCAAGCTATCGGGCGCCTTTGCGCACCCGACCGTGCCGAGCGCACATCCCTACCTGATGCTCAACTATATGGGCCGGTCGCGCGATATCATGACCCTGGCGCATGAGCTGGGGCATGGCGTGCACCAGCGGATGGCGGCGGCGCAGGGGCCGATCCTGGCCAATACGCCGCTGACGCTGGCCGAAACCGCGTCGGTGTTCGGCGAGATGCTGACCTTCCGCTCGCTGCTCGACAAGACCACCGACCCCAAGCAGCGCTTTGCCCTGCTGTCGAGCAAGGTCGAGGATATGCTCAATACGGTCGTGCGCCAGATTGCGTTCTACACCTTCGAGCGGCGGGTCCACACGGCGCGGCGGCAGGGTGAGTTGCGCACCGAGGAGATCAACCAGATCTGGCTCGATGTGCAGAAGGAATCGCTCGGCGACGCCATCGAGCAGAATGAAGGCTATGGCACGTTCTGGGCCTACATCCCGCACTTCATCCATTCCCCGTTCTACGTCTATGCCTATGCCTTCGGTGACTGCCTTGTGAACTCGCTCTACGCACAGTATGAGAAGTCGAATGTTGGCTTTGCCGAGCGCTATTTCGAGCTGCTCAAGGCCGGGGGAAGCAAGCACCATTCCGAACTGCTGGCGCCGTTCGGGCTGGACGCCAAGGATCCCCAATTCTGGTCGCTGGGTCTCGGCATGATCGAGCGACTTATCGATGAACTGGAAGCGACATCGCCCTGA
- a CDS encoding META domain-containing protein, with protein MMRAGKFGLGLVMGVVALVMTGSSAMADGAVISGTVYFREKIMLPESAKVSVELADISLADAPAKVLGAVEATGASSPYTYSISYDPSAIEPGHRYSVSARITDGDELLFISTSNNSVFGTDPDTTDILVERVAEAISAASEGWPDGSWLVEDIDGRGVIDNLQTVLVVAADGQVSGTGGCNSIGGKARIDGVAIHFGELFSTEMACAPAIMDQESKFLDALGRAASYRIDAQRDKLILVDAAGSDIMVLAGND; from the coding sequence ATGATGCGTGCAGGCAAGTTTGGCTTGGGGCTGGTCATGGGCGTGGTCGCCCTGGTGATGACGGGGAGCAGCGCAATGGCTGATGGTGCGGTGATCAGCGGCACGGTCTATTTCCGCGAGAAGATCATGCTGCCCGAGAGCGCCAAGGTCAGCGTCGAATTGGCCGACATATCGCTGGCCGATGCGCCGGCCAAGGTGCTGGGCGCGGTGGAGGCCACCGGGGCATCGTCGCCATACACCTATTCGATCAGTTACGACCCGTCCGCGATCGAGCCGGGGCATCGATATTCGGTTTCCGCGCGCATCACCGACGGGGATGAGCTGCTGTTCATCTCGACCTCGAATAACAGCGTCTTCGGCACCGACCCCGATACGACCGACATCCTGGTCGAACGCGTCGCCGAGGCAATCTCGGCGGCGAGCGAGGGCTGGCCGGACGGTAGCTGGCTGGTCGAGGACATTGATGGGCGCGGGGTGATCGACAATTTGCAGACGGTGCTGGTGGTGGCAGCCGATGGGCAGGTGAGTGGCACCGGCGGCTGCAACAGCATTGGCGGCAAGGCGAGGATCGATGGCGTGGCGATCCATTTCGGCGAGCTGTTTTCGACCGAGATGGCCTGCGCGCCAGCGATCATGGACCAGGAGAGCAAGTTCCTCGACGCCTTGGGGCGGGCGGCGAGTTATCGGATCGACGCGCAACGCGACAAGCTGATCCTGGTGGATGCGGCGGGCAGTGACATCATGGTGCTGGCGGGGAACGATTAG
- a CDS encoding sigma-54-dependent transcriptional regulator translates to MTRVLIVDDDPVQLRLTAEVANRAGFKPLTATGGEQALQILRDDRNIGAMILDLVMPDLDGMAVMDAMRREGLTTPVIVQTANASLETVISAMRNGAADYFVKPVSPERLVISLRNAMKLDALEATIRAERARKTGTFTVSDMIAKAPAMARVISLCAKAAKSTIPVLIEGETGVGKELIARIIQGSGERAGKPFVTVNCGAIPPNLVESVLFGHKKGAFTGAIADQTGKFAEAHNGTIFLDEVGELPLDTQVKLLRVLQEGEIEPVGAARPERVNVRVISATNRRLLNLAKTGEFREDLYYRLNVFPIYTPPLRERLEDVPALVAMFTARFAAEAGKRVLGISPPALDMLMAYDWPGNVRQLENAVYRAIVLSDGAFLETVDFPQIVAQANGRDIAARAIETAPVAAAPTHIDMATARQRIAFEQPAAQDRFLDPSGEVAALAEIERAAIVFAIEHHGGRMSRVARALKIGRSTLYRKLHEYGLAEELINDAA, encoded by the coding sequence ATGACGCGCGTACTGATAGTCGACGATGATCCGGTTCAACTGCGCCTGACGGCCGAGGTTGCCAACCGCGCCGGCTTCAAGCCGCTGACCGCTACTGGCGGTGAGCAGGCGCTGCAGATTCTGCGCGACGACCGCAATATCGGCGCCATGATCCTCGATCTGGTCATGCCCGATCTCGACGGCATGGCCGTGATGGACGCCATGCGCCGCGAGGGCCTTACCACCCCGGTCATCGTGCAGACTGCCAACGCTTCGCTCGAAACCGTCATCTCGGCCATGCGCAACGGCGCTGCAGACTATTTCGTCAAGCCCGTTTCGCCCGAGCGCCTGGTCATCTCCCTACGCAACGCCATGAAGCTCGATGCGCTCGAAGCCACCATCCGCGCCGAGCGCGCCCGCAAGACCGGCACCTTCACTGTGTCAGACATGATCGCCAAGGCCCCCGCCATGGCCCGCGTCATCTCGCTCTGCGCCAAGGCCGCCAAATCGACGATTCCCGTATTGATCGAAGGCGAGACCGGCGTCGGCAAGGAACTGATCGCCCGCATCATCCAGGGTTCCGGCGAACGCGCCGGCAAGCCATTCGTCACCGTCAATTGCGGCGCCATCCCGCCCAACCTGGTCGAGTCAGTGCTCTTCGGCCACAAGAAGGGCGCCTTCACCGGCGCCATCGCCGACCAAACAGGCAAGTTCGCCGAAGCCCATAACGGCACCATTTTCCTAGACGAAGTCGGCGAACTGCCGCTCGATACCCAGGTCAAGCTGCTGCGCGTCTTGCAGGAGGGCGAGATCGAACCGGTCGGCGCGGCCCGCCCCGAACGCGTCAATGTCCGCGTTATCTCGGCCACCAATCGGCGGCTGCTCAACCTGGCCAAGACAGGCGAATTCCGCGAAGACCTCTACTACCGCCTCAACGTCTTCCCCATCTACACGCCGCCTTTGCGCGAACGCCTCGAAGACGTGCCGGCCCTGGTCGCCATGTTCACCGCCCGCTTCGCCGCCGAAGCCGGCAAGCGCGTGCTCGGCATTTCTCCGCCGGCCCTCGACATGCTCATGGCCTATGATTGGCCGGGCAATGTCCGCCAGCTCGAAAACGCCGTCTACCGCGCCATCGTCCTCAGCGATGGCGCCTTCCTCGAAACCGTCGATTTCCCGCAGATCGTCGCCCAGGCCAATGGCCGCGACATCGCCGCCCGGGCCATCGAAACCGCCCCCGTCGCCGCCGCCCCGACCCATATCGACATGGCCACCGCCCGCCAGCGCATCGCCTTCGAACAACCCGCCGCCCAAGACCGCTTCCTCGACCCCTCAGGCGAAGTCGCCGCCCTCGCCGAAATCGAACGCGCCGCGATTGTGTTTGCCATCGAACACCACGGCGGCCGCATGTCGCGCGTAGCCCGGGCGCTCAAAATCGGCCGCTCAACGCTGTATCGCAAGCTGCACGAGTATGGCTTAGCGGAAGAGCTGATTAACGACGCAGCGTAG
- a CDS encoding tryptophan halogenase family protein: MDRQSHFVVVGGGTAGWIAAFIIQDAARRKGINARISVIEPSSIPTVGVGEATTAAFRVLLKHFGIDEFEFFRKTEATFKLGIRHEDWRRKGFTYYGPIDDPHQVIKPPAGAPSDYLNVYAIAAGRPITDMHLFGPLLEQKKAPYAKKADGSLIPLGPFHHAYHFDQAKVGRFFASKSKGVEIVDAVVSGVHRDAESGDVTALELDNGQRLEADFFIDATGFRKQLIVKEMQAPWISYAHELPVNRALPFWLDIKPGEEIANYTRAWAQESGWMWQIPTQTRYGCGYVYSDEFCTPEQAKAEVERVLGREIEVRSDIRFQIGRLENAWVGNVLAVGLSSSFLEPLESTSIHGTIVQMMLFADRHLKHADDMTPDDRADYNARVGRQVDDFRTFVNTHYLVERDDTPFWREVRANRIHPETKQRLEYWQQHMPRHEHFPENLFGLPHIQTQLHYPVLAGLGLLSQDLARKEMDKDPKLRQFAREAYEGLVKEYREAAKHALGHAEFLEIVRGMGK, encoded by the coding sequence ATGGACCGGCAAAGCCATTTCGTGGTCGTCGGCGGTGGCACCGCCGGCTGGATCGCGGCGTTCATCATTCAGGATGCGGCGCGGCGCAAGGGCATTAATGCCCGTATCAGCGTGATCGAACCGTCGAGCATTCCCACCGTTGGTGTGGGCGAGGCCACGACGGCGGCGTTTCGCGTGCTGCTTAAGCATTTTGGCATCGATGAGTTCGAGTTTTTCCGCAAGACCGAAGCGACATTCAAGCTGGGCATTCGGCACGAGGACTGGCGGCGCAAGGGTTTTACCTATTATGGGCCGATCGATGATCCCCATCAGGTGATCAAGCCGCCGGCTGGGGCGCCGTCGGATTATCTCAATGTCTATGCGATCGCCGCTGGGCGGCCGATTACCGACATGCATCTGTTCGGCCCGCTGCTGGAGCAGAAGAAGGCGCCTTATGCAAAAAAGGCCGATGGCTCGCTGATCCCGCTGGGGCCGTTTCATCATGCCTATCATTTCGATCAGGCCAAGGTGGGGCGGTTTTTCGCCAGCAAGTCCAAGGGCGTCGAGATTGTCGATGCGGTGGTGTCGGGAGTGCATCGGGATGCCGAGAGCGGCGATGTGACGGCGCTGGAGCTCGACAATGGGCAGAGGCTCGAAGCCGACTTCTTCATCGATGCGACAGGGTTCCGCAAACAGCTGATCGTCAAGGAAATGCAGGCGCCGTGGATAAGCTATGCGCATGAATTGCCGGTCAACCGGGCGTTGCCGTTCTGGCTGGATATCAAGCCGGGCGAGGAGATCGCCAACTATACCCGCGCCTGGGCGCAGGAGAGCGGTTGGATGTGGCAGATCCCGACGCAGACGCGCTATGGCTGCGGCTATGTCTATTCCGACGAATTCTGCACGCCCGAACAGGCCAAGGCCGAGGTGGAGCGGGTGCTGGGGCGCGAGATCGAGGTGCGCAGCGATATCCGCTTCCAGATCGGTCGGTTGGAAAATGCCTGGGTGGGGAATGTCTTGGCGGTGGGGCTGAGTTCGAGCTTCCTCGAACCGCTGGAATCGACGTCGATCCACGGCACGATCGTGCAGATGATGCTGTTTGCCGACCGGCATCTGAAGCATGCTGATGATATGACGCCGGATGATCGGGCCGACTACAATGCGCGGGTGGGGCGGCAGGTGGATGACTTCCGCACGTTTGTGAATACGCATTATCTGGTCGAGCGCGACGATACGCCGTTCTGGCGCGAGGTGCGGGCCAACAGGATTCACCCGGAGACCAAGCAGCGGCTGGAATATTGGCAGCAGCACATGCCGCGGCACGAGCATTTCCCGGAGAATTTGTTCGGGCTGCCGCATATCCAGACGCAGTTGCACTATCCGGTGCTGGCGGGGCTGGGGCTGCTCAGCCAGGATCTGGCGCGCAAGGAAATGGACAAGGACCCCAAGCTTCGGCAGTTCGCGCGGGAGGCTTATGAGGGGCTGGTGAAGGAATATCGCGAGGCGGCGAAGCATGCGTTGGGGCATGCGGAGTTCTTGGAGATTGTGCGGGGGATGGGTAAGTAG